Proteins co-encoded in one Cygnus olor isolate bCygOlo1 chromosome 6, bCygOlo1.pri.v2, whole genome shotgun sequence genomic window:
- the SF3B1 gene encoding LOW QUALITY PROTEIN: splicing factor 3B subunit 1 (The sequence of the model RefSeq protein was modified relative to this genomic sequence to represent the inferred CDS: inserted 4 bases in 2 codons; deleted 3 bases in 2 codons; substituted 2 bases at 2 genomic stop codons), whose product MAKIAKTHEDIEAQIREIQGKKPALDEAQGVGLDSTGYYDQEIYGGSDSRFAGYVTSIAATELEDDDDDYPSTSLLGQKKPGYHAPVALLNDIPQSTEQYDPFAEHRPQKIADREDEYKKHRRMMIISPERLDPFADGGKTPDPKMNARTYMDVMREQHLTKEEREIRQQLAEKAKAGELKVVNGASSQPPSKRKRRWDQTADQTPGATPKKLSSWDQAETPGHTPSLRWDETPGRAKGSETPGATPGSKIWDPTPSHTPAGAATPGRDTPGHATPGHGGATSSARKNRWDETPKTERDTPGHGSGWAETPRTDRGGDSIGETPTPGASKRKSRWDETPASQMGGSTPVLTPGKTPIGTPAMNMATPTPGHIMSMTPEQLQAWRWEREIDERNRPLSDEELDAMFPEGYKVLPPPAGYVPIRTPARKLTATPTPLGGMTGFHMQTEDRTMKSVNDQPSGNLPFLKPDDIQYFDKLLVDVDESTLSPEEQKERKIMKLLLKIKNGTPPMRKAALRQITDKAREFGAGPLFNQILPLLMSPTLEDQERHLLVKVIDRILYKLDDLVRPYVHKILVVIEPLLIDEDYYARVEGREIISNLAKAAGLATMISTMRPDIDNMDEYVRNTTARAFAVVASALGIPSLLPFLKAVCKSKKSWQARHTGIKIVQQIAILMGCAILPHLRSLVEIIEHGLVDEQQKVRTISALAIAALAEAATPYGIESFDSVLKPLWKGIRQHRGKGLAAFLKAIGYLIPLMDAEYANYYTREVMLILIREFQSPDEEMKKISCQVVKQCCGTDGVEANYIKTEILPPFFKHFWQHRMALDRRNYRQLVDTTVELANKVGAAEIISRIVDDLKDEAEQYRKMVMETIEKIMGNLGAADIDHKLEEQLIDGILYAFQEQTTEDSVMLNGFGTVVNALGKRVKPYLPQICGTVLWRLNNKSAKVRQQAADLISRTAVVMKTCQEEKLMGHLGVVLYEYLGEEYPEVLGSILGALKAIVNVIGMHKMTPPIKDLLPRLTPILKNRHEKVQENCIDLVGRIADRGAEYVSAREWMRICLNCLNYXSSQEGYRRATVNTFGYIAKAIGPHDVLATLLNNXKYRXRQNRVCTTVAIAIVAETCSPFTVLPALMNEYRVPELNVQNGVLKSLSFLFEYIGEMGKDYIYAVTPLLEDALMDRDLVHRQTASAVVQHMSLGVYGFGCEDSLNHLLNYVWPNVFETSPHVIQAVMGALEGLRVAIGPCRMLQYCLQGLFHPARKXQRCLLKIYNSIYIGSQDALIAHYPRIYNDEKNTYIRYELDYIL is encoded by the exons ATGGCGAAGATCGCCAAGACCCACGAAG ATATTGAAGCACAAATTCgagaaattcaaggaaaaaagcCTGCTCTTGATGAAGCACAAGGAGTAGGCCTTGATTCCACAGGATATTATGATCAAGAAATCTATGGTGGCAGTGACAGCAGGTTTGCTGGATATGTAACTTCTATTGCAGCAACTGAATTGGAAGAT GATGATGATGACTACCCTTCTACAAGCTTGCTTGGCCAGAAGAAGCCAGGATACCATGCTCCAGTGGCATTGCTTAATGACATCCCGCAGTCAACTGAACAG taTGATCCTTTTGCAGAACACCGTCCGCAAAAGATTGCAGATCGGGAAGATGAGTACAAAAAGCACAGGCGGATGATGATAATTTCCCCTGAGCGTCTTGATCCTTTTGCAGATG GAGGGAAGACACCAGATCCTAAAATGAATGCCAGAACATACATGGATGTCATGCGTGAACAGCATTTAACAAAAGAAGAG AGGGAAATTAGGCAGCAGCTAGCTGAAAAAGCTAAAGCTGGAGAGCTTAAAGTCGTCAATGGAGCTTCATCTCAGCCACCTTCAAAACGCAAGCGGCGTTGGGATCAGACAGCTGATCAGACTCCTGGTGCTACACCTAAAAAATTATCCAGTTGGGATCAAGCAGAG ACTCCTGGACATACACCGTCTCTGCGCTGGGATGAAACCCCAGGCCGTGCAAAGGGTAGCGAAACTCCTGGTGCCACCCCAGGCTCAAAAATATGGGATCCTACTCCCAGTCATACACCAGCAGGGGCTGCAACACCTGGACGGGACACACCTGGTCATGCAACACCAGGCCACGGAGGTGCCACTTCCAGTGCACGTAAAAATCGATGGGATGAAACACCTAAAACAGAAAGAG atacTCCAGGACACGGCAGTGGATGGGCTGAGACTCCTCGTACAGATAGAGGTGGTGATTCCATTGGTGAGACACCAACCCCAGGAGCAAGTAAAAGAAAGTCACGATGGGATGAAACACCTGCTAGCCAGATGGGTGGCAGCACTCCTGTGCTGACACCTGGCAAAACACCCATTGGTACACCAGCTATGAACATGGCAACTCCGACACCAG GTCATATCATGAGCATGACTCCTGAACAGCTGCAGGCTTGGCGTTGGGAGAGGGAAATTGATGAGAGAAATAGACCACTTTCTGATGAGGAATTGGACGCTATGTTCCCAGAAGGATATAAG GTTCTTCCCCCGCCAGCTGGGTATGTACCCATTCGCACTCCAGCCCGTAAGCTTACAGCAACTCCAACGCCTTTGGGTGGTATGACTGGATTCCACATGCAGACGGAAGACCGTACTATGAAAAGCGTCAATGACCAGCCATCTGGCAATCTTCCTTTCCTAAAACCAGATGATATCCAATACTTTGATAAACTTCTG GTTGATGTTGATGAGTCAACTCTGAGTCCTGAAGaacagaaggagaggaagataatgaaattacttctgaaaataaagaacgGCACGCCTCCCATGAGAAAG gctGCTTTGCGACAAATTACTGATAAAGCTCGGGAATTTGGAGCAGGACCATTGTTTAACCAGATTCTGCCTCTGCTGATGTCACCAACGCTTGAAGATCAGGAGCGTCACTTGCTTGTCAAAGTCATAGACAGAATTCTCTACAAACTGGATGATTTGGTCCGACCATATGTACACAAG ATCCTTGTTGTCATTGAACCACTGCTGATTGATGAAGACTATTATGCCAGAGTGGAAGgcagagaaattatttcaaacttGGCAAAG gctGCTGGTTTGGCAACAATGATCTCTACAATGCGTCCTGATATTGATAACATGGATGAATATGTCCGAAACACAACAGCTCGAGCCTTTGCTGTTGTTGCCTCTGCTTTGGGCATTCCTTCTCTGTTACCGTTCTTGAAAGCTGtctgtaaaagcaaaaagtCCTGGCAGGCTAGGCATACTGGCATCAAGATTGTGCAGCAAATTGCTATTCTTATGGGTTGTGCTATCTTGCCTCATCTCAGGAGCTTGGTTGAAATTATTGAACATG GTCTTGTGGATGAGCAGCAGAAAGTTCGTACCATCAGTGCTTTGGCTATTGCTGCTTTGGCTGAGGCAGCTACTCCCTATGGTATTGAGTCATTTGATTCTGTTCTGAAGCCTTTATGGAAGGGTATACgtcagcacagaggaaag gGTTTGGCTGCCTTTTTGAAGGCTATTGGTTATTTGATTCCACTTATGGACGCTGAATATGCGAACTATTACACCAGAGAAGTCATGCTAATTCTTATCAGAGAGTTCCAGTCTCCTgatgaagagatgaaaaaa atttcctgccaGGTGGTCAAGCAGTGTTGTGGTACGGATGGTGTTGAAGCAAACTACATTAAAACGGAGATCTTGCCGccatttttcaaacacttttggCAGCACAGAATGGCATTGGACAGGAGAAATTACAGACAG TTGGTTGATACAACAGTGGAGCTGGCAAATAAAGTTGGAGcagctgaaattatttctagAATTGTGGATGATCTGAAAGATGAGGCTGAGCAGTACAGAAAAATGGTCATGGAAACAATTGAAAAGATAATGGGAAATCTGGGTGCGGCAGACATTGATCATAAACTGGAAGAACAACTTATTGATGGTATCTTGTACGCCTTTCAAGAACAGACCACAGAG GATTCTGTGATGCTGAATGGTTTTGGCACAGTGGTTAATGCTCTAGGCAAAAGAGTTAAGCCCTACTTGCCACAAATCTGTGGTACTGTTTTGTGGCGTTTGAACAACAAATCAGCTAAAGTTCGGCAGCAGGCTGCTGACCTGATCTCTCGTACTGCAGTTGTCATGAAGACTTGTCAAGAG GAAAAACTGATGGGACATTTGGGAGTTGTGTTGTATGAGTACCTGGGTGAAGAATATCCTGAAGTACTGGGCAGCATACTTGGAGCGCTTAAGGCTATTGTGAATGTTATAG GTATGCACAAGATGACACCACCTATCAAAGATCTGCTGCCACGGCTTACGCCTATTTTGAAGAACAGACATGAGAAAGTACAGGAGAATTGTATTGATCTTGTTGGGCGAATTGCAGACCG AGGTGCAGAATATGTTTCCGCAAGAGAATGGATGAGGATCTGCTTGAATTGCTTGAATTATTAAAGCTCACAAGAAGGCTATCGAAGAGCCACAGTAAACACTTTTGGCTATATTGCGAAAGCTATTGG ACCTCATGATGTATTGGCTACACTGCTAAATAACTGAAAGTACAG AAGACAGAACAGAGTATGTACTACAGTAGCAATTGCTATTGTAGCTGAAACATGCTCCCCTTTCACAGTGCTGCCTGCACTCATGAATGAATACAGAGTTCCAGAACTGAATGTGCAGAATGGTGTGTTaaaatctctttctttcctgtttgaaTACATTGGAGAGATGGGG AAAGATTACATTTATGCTGTTACACCATTGCTTGAAGATGCTTTAATGGACAG ggaTCTTGTACACAGGCAAACAGCCAGTGCTGTGGTGCAGCACATGTCTCTTGGTGTCTATGGGTTTGGCTGTGAAGATTCTCTTAATCATTTGTTAAATTACGTATGGCCTAATGTGTTTGAAACCTCCCCACACGTCATTCAGGCAGTTATGGGAGCTCTGGAGGGCCTCAGAGTTGCTATCGGTCCGTGCAGAATGTTGCAGTATTGTTTACAG